A genomic window from Microbacterium sp. ET2 includes:
- the treY gene encoding malto-oligosyltrehalose synthase — protein MSSAGTPSAAPDRRHPESTYRLQIRRSFDLDDAAGVVDYLRDLGVSWAYLSPLLAATTGSDHGYDVVDVSTVDPERGGPEALARFAAAARNADLGILIDIVPNHMGISAPTENGWWWDVLLRGTGSVHADAFDIDWDFGEGRVLVPILGGDVDAVVEGGEITVSPETDDPTLFPFGSLRYFEHAFPLAEGSAPDSETSDPTVVREVLNHQHYRLAFWRTEANDLNYRRFFAVTTLAGVRVEVPEIFESTHAEILRWLREGLADGLRVDHPDGLLDPGAYLEQLAAAARAARGAPTHVLVEKILEHGEDLPTWWHTAGTTGYDAMGEIDRLFIDPDGEGPLDDLDARLRAETGVPGSGWSDLIHTTKRMIGDTIQRAEIARLVRSLPRPVEHASDAFAELLACFPVYRSYLPAGEEHLVRATAEAMRRRPDLGPSLGALREILRDPSLEVSRRFQQTTGPVMAKGVEDTAFYRFTRLGSLTEVGGDPAVFSMTPAQFHRAQQRRLAAWPHAMTALSTHDTKRGEDVRARLNVLAEIPGRWAEVLESLRAVATTGHGPFDALLWQAIIGAWPATADRLHAYAEKAAREAAEATGWWDPEEGFEKRMHALVDAASAQARPLIEEFVAELSGFGWSNSLGAKLVQLTAPGSPDVYQGSELWEMSLVDPDNRRPVDFPLRQRMLKDLDAAFAEGDVPPVDATARAKMLVTSRALRLRRDRPDLFTVHRPVTVVGEASEHAVAFDRGGSTTVVTRLPVGLARRGGWGRTALLLPAGGVVDALTGRRFGGGLIPLSQILQTYPVALLIDADRTEEGTSR, from the coding sequence GTGAGCTCGGCCGGAACTCCTTCTGCGGCGCCGGACCGCCGACATCCCGAATCGACGTACCGCCTCCAGATCCGGCGCTCCTTCGACCTGGATGATGCCGCGGGCGTGGTCGATTACCTCCGCGACCTGGGGGTGTCGTGGGCCTATCTCTCGCCGCTTCTCGCCGCCACCACGGGGTCGGACCACGGATACGACGTGGTGGACGTGTCCACGGTCGACCCTGAGCGGGGCGGCCCGGAGGCGTTGGCGAGGTTCGCCGCCGCGGCTCGGAACGCCGACCTCGGCATCCTCATCGACATCGTCCCCAACCACATGGGCATCTCGGCGCCCACCGAGAACGGTTGGTGGTGGGACGTGCTTCTCCGGGGCACCGGCTCGGTGCACGCCGACGCGTTCGACATCGACTGGGACTTCGGCGAGGGGCGCGTGCTGGTGCCGATCCTCGGCGGCGATGTCGACGCCGTCGTCGAGGGCGGCGAGATCACCGTGTCGCCCGAGACCGACGATCCCACCCTGTTCCCCTTCGGCTCCCTGCGGTACTTCGAGCACGCGTTCCCCCTCGCGGAGGGATCGGCGCCCGACAGCGAGACGTCGGACCCGACCGTCGTCCGAGAGGTGCTGAACCACCAGCACTACCGGCTGGCGTTCTGGCGCACGGAGGCGAACGATCTGAACTACCGCCGATTCTTCGCCGTCACCACCCTCGCCGGTGTGCGGGTCGAAGTGCCGGAGATCTTCGAGTCCACCCACGCCGAGATCCTCCGCTGGCTGCGCGAGGGCCTCGCCGACGGGCTCCGCGTGGACCACCCGGACGGGCTGCTCGACCCCGGCGCCTACCTGGAGCAGTTGGCCGCGGCGGCCCGCGCGGCGCGGGGAGCGCCGACGCACGTGCTGGTGGAGAAGATCCTCGAGCACGGGGAGGATCTTCCGACCTGGTGGCATACGGCCGGAACGACCGGGTACGACGCCATGGGGGAGATCGACCGACTCTTCATCGACCCCGACGGGGAGGGTCCCCTCGACGACCTCGATGCGCGGCTGCGAGCCGAGACCGGCGTGCCGGGAAGCGGCTGGTCCGATCTCATCCACACCACCAAGCGGATGATCGGCGACACGATCCAGCGCGCCGAGATCGCGAGGCTGGTGCGATCCTTGCCCCGGCCGGTCGAGCACGCCTCGGACGCATTCGCCGAGCTGCTCGCCTGCTTCCCCGTCTACCGGTCGTACCTTCCGGCCGGTGAGGAGCATCTCGTCCGGGCGACGGCCGAGGCGATGCGGCGCCGCCCCGACCTCGGACCCAGCCTCGGTGCGTTGAGGGAGATCCTCCGCGATCCGTCGCTCGAGGTCTCCCGTCGCTTCCAGCAGACGACCGGGCCGGTGATGGCGAAAGGCGTCGAGGACACCGCCTTCTACCGGTTCACACGTCTCGGCTCCCTCACCGAGGTCGGCGGCGACCCGGCGGTCTTCTCGATGACGCCGGCGCAGTTCCACCGGGCCCAGCAGCGCCGCCTCGCTGCCTGGCCGCACGCGATGACGGCGCTGTCGACCCACGACACCAAGCGCGGCGAAGACGTGCGCGCGCGCCTGAACGTACTCGCGGAGATCCCCGGGCGCTGGGCGGAGGTGTTGGAGAGCCTTCGCGCCGTGGCGACCACGGGGCACGGCCCGTTCGATGCGCTTCTCTGGCAGGCGATCATCGGCGCGTGGCCCGCCACTGCCGACCGCCTCCACGCGTACGCCGAGAAGGCAGCCCGCGAGGCGGCGGAGGCGACGGGGTGGTGGGACCCGGAAGAGGGCTTCGAGAAGAGGATGCATGCGCTCGTCGACGCCGCGTCCGCCCAGGCCCGTCCGTTGATCGAGGAGTTCGTCGCCGAGCTCTCCGGGTTCGGCTGGAGCAACTCCCTCGGGGCGAAACTGGTGCAGCTCACCGCACCGGGCTCGCCCGATGTCTACCAGGGCTCCGAGCTGTGGGAGATGTCGCTGGTCGACCCCGACAACCGTCGCCCGGTGGATTTCCCGCTCCGGCAGCGGATGCTGAAGGACCTCGACGCGGCGTTCGCCGAGGGCGACGTGCCACCGGTGGACGCCACCGCCCGGGCGAAGATGCTGGTGACTTCCCGCGCGCTGCGCCTTCGCCGGGATCGGCCGGACCTGTTCACCGTCCATCGCCCGGTCACCGTCGTCGGCGAGGCGTCCGAGCATGCCGTCGCATTCGATCGCGGCGGGTCGACGACGGTCGTCACGCGGCTGCCGGTCGGGCTCGCCCGCCGCGGCGGCTGGGGCAGGACGGCCCTCCTGCTTCCCGCGGGGGGCGTGGTCGACGCGCTGACGGGACGACGGTTCGGCGGCGGATTGATTCCGCTGTCACAGATTCTGCAGACCTATCCGGTTGCTCTCCTGATCGACGCCGACCGGACCGAGGAAGGAACATCTCGATGA
- the treZ gene encoding malto-oligosyltrehalose trehalohydrolase, with product MMELWAPRATRVRLRHAGGDLEMQAAAGGWWRGEVTLADGDRYGFVLDDGDAVRPDPRSRRQPQGVHEPSSWFHADAHDWDDHAWTGRQLAGGIVYELHVGTFTPEGTLDAAATRLDHLVGLGVTHVELLPVNGFNGVWNWGYDGVLWYTVHEAYGGPAAYQRFVDACHGRGLAVIQDVVYNHLGPSGNYLPEYGPYLRDAERNTWGSSVNLDEPAVRSFIVENALMWMRDYHVDGLRLDAVHALLDRTDRHILQEIAEETDRLSAHVGRPLTLIAESDMNDASLISAREAGGYGLTAQWSDDYHHALHVALTGETVGYYADFAPLSALVKASTRGFFHDGTWSSFRGREHGRPIDPRIPTWRLVTYSQDHDQIGNRAAGDRLSQSLDEGGLRIGAVLTLLAPFTPMLFMGEEWAASTPWQFFTSHPEPELAKATADGRLAEFAAMGWDESVVPDPQDPATFERSHLDWAEATSDAAEPRHRRTLALYRELARLRRELPDLTDPDFAALSAEADEDARTFVLHRGGVDVMVNFGTDAVTLPMRETSRVLLTTDDAVSVDGARVTLPGRSAAVTTL from the coding sequence ATGATGGAACTGTGGGCCCCCCGGGCCACCCGTGTCCGGTTGCGGCATGCCGGGGGAGACCTCGAGATGCAGGCGGCAGCGGGGGGCTGGTGGCGGGGTGAGGTGACGCTGGCCGACGGTGACCGATACGGCTTCGTGCTCGATGACGGCGACGCCGTCCGTCCTGATCCCCGCTCGCGTCGTCAGCCGCAGGGGGTGCACGAACCCTCCTCCTGGTTCCACGCCGACGCGCACGACTGGGACGATCACGCCTGGACGGGACGTCAGCTCGCCGGCGGCATCGTGTACGAGCTCCATGTCGGAACATTCACTCCCGAGGGGACCCTGGATGCGGCCGCCACGCGCCTCGATCACCTCGTCGGCCTCGGCGTGACGCACGTCGAGCTCCTCCCGGTGAACGGGTTCAACGGCGTCTGGAACTGGGGCTACGACGGAGTGCTGTGGTACACCGTGCACGAGGCGTACGGCGGGCCTGCCGCATACCAGCGATTCGTCGACGCCTGCCATGGACGTGGACTCGCCGTCATCCAGGACGTCGTCTACAACCACCTCGGTCCGAGTGGGAATTACCTCCCCGAGTACGGTCCGTACCTCCGCGACGCCGAACGGAACACGTGGGGTTCGTCGGTGAACCTCGACGAGCCGGCGGTGCGCTCGTTCATCGTCGAGAACGCGCTGATGTGGATGCGGGACTACCACGTCGACGGTCTGCGCCTGGACGCCGTGCATGCGCTGCTGGATCGCACCGATCGGCACATCCTGCAGGAGATCGCGGAGGAGACCGATCGGCTGAGCGCCCACGTCGGGCGGCCCCTGACCCTGATCGCCGAGTCGGACATGAACGACGCATCGCTCATCTCCGCCCGCGAGGCCGGGGGCTACGGCCTCACCGCGCAGTGGAGCGACGACTACCACCATGCGCTCCACGTCGCCCTCACCGGTGAGACGGTCGGATACTACGCCGATTTCGCTCCCCTGTCCGCGCTGGTGAAGGCCTCGACCCGGGGGTTCTTCCACGACGGGACGTGGTCGTCGTTCCGCGGACGCGAACACGGCCGGCCCATCGACCCGCGCATCCCGACCTGGCGGCTTGTGACCTACAGCCAGGACCACGATCAGATCGGGAACCGCGCAGCCGGTGACCGGCTGTCTCAATCGCTGGATGAAGGGGGCCTGCGCATCGGCGCGGTGCTCACTCTGCTGGCCCCGTTCACCCCCATGCTCTTCATGGGCGAGGAATGGGCAGCGAGCACCCCGTGGCAGTTCTTCACCTCGCATCCCGAGCCCGAGCTGGCCAAGGCGACTGCCGACGGGCGGCTGGCGGAGTTCGCCGCCATGGGTTGGGACGAATCGGTCGTCCCCGATCCGCAGGATCCGGCGACCTTCGAGCGCTCGCACCTCGACTGGGCCGAGGCGACATCCGACGCCGCCGAGCCCCGGCATCGTCGCACGCTCGCGCTCTACCGGGAGCTCGCGCGGTTGCGCCGAGAGCTTCCCGACCTCACCGACCCCGACTTCGCGGCGCTGTCCGCGGAGGCCGACGAGGACGCGCGCACGTTCGTGCTGCATCGCGGTGGCGTCGACGTGATGGTGAACTTCGGCACCGACGCGGTGACGCTGCCGATGAGAGAGACATCGCGTGTGCTGCTGACGACCGATGATGCGGTGTCGGTCGACGGCGCGCGGGTCACCCTCCCGGGGCGCAGTGCGGCGGTGACGACGCTCTGA
- a CDS encoding MFS transporter permease, translated as MVLRRAVYRWLFPAAFVLPLWLLVGWGVFNAGGWAFLWVLLLGMPSVFIGQIILTLLVRARGTVRAERAVSWLDVAGFAVLHALTVSLGFFGTWWWGGAFGLTIAVALAVFWSQLWQLWREARPTGLVAFRSASSAYLGEGSAPARSRPADVVVIEERSDLR; from the coding sequence ATGGTGCTCCGACGCGCGGTCTACCGGTGGCTGTTCCCGGCGGCCTTCGTCCTGCCGCTCTGGCTGCTCGTCGGCTGGGGTGTCTTCAACGCCGGAGGGTGGGCCTTCCTCTGGGTGCTCCTGCTGGGCATGCCGTCGGTCTTCATCGGACAGATCATCCTGACTCTGCTCGTGCGAGCCCGAGGGACGGTGCGCGCCGAGCGTGCGGTGTCGTGGCTGGATGTCGCGGGCTTCGCGGTGCTTCATGCTCTGACCGTGTCGCTCGGGTTCTTCGGGACCTGGTGGTGGGGTGGGGCGTTCGGCCTGACGATCGCCGTCGCGCTGGCGGTGTTCTGGTCGCAGCTGTGGCAGCTGTGGCGCGAAGCGCGGCCCACGGGGCTCGTGGCGTTCCGATCGGCGTCGTCCGCCTACCTCGGTGAAGGATCGGCGCCGGCGCGATCACGACCCGCCGACGTCGTCGTGATCGAGGAACGCAGCGACCTGCGGTGA
- the map gene encoding type I methionyl aminopeptidase — translation MIELRTPAEIEAMRPAGRFVAEVLAALRDDARVGTNLLALDQRAHEMIRRAGAESCYIDYHPSFGASPFGKVLCTSINDAVLHGLPFDYALRDGDLVSLDFAVAVDGWVADSAVSFVVGTPRDEDLALIDTTQRALSAAIDAAETGHRIGDISAAVAAVARADGYLINTDFGGHGVGRTMHGDPHVPNDGKAGRGYPLRAGLVLALEPWFLASTDQLITDPDGWTLRSADGSRGAHSEHTVAITDDGPIVLTDRSFLGVD, via the coding sequence ATGATCGAGTTGCGCACCCCGGCTGAGATCGAGGCGATGAGGCCTGCGGGTCGATTCGTGGCGGAGGTCCTCGCGGCGCTTCGCGATGACGCGAGGGTGGGAACCAATCTCCTCGCGCTCGATCAGCGGGCGCACGAGATGATCCGTCGGGCGGGAGCGGAGTCCTGCTACATCGACTACCACCCGTCTTTCGGCGCCTCGCCCTTCGGGAAGGTGCTGTGCACCTCGATCAACGACGCCGTTCTTCACGGACTGCCCTTCGATTACGCGCTCCGTGACGGCGATCTGGTGTCGCTGGACTTCGCGGTCGCCGTGGACGGGTGGGTTGCCGACTCCGCAGTCTCCTTCGTCGTCGGCACGCCGCGCGACGAGGATCTGGCTCTGATCGACACGACGCAGCGCGCCCTCTCCGCCGCCATCGACGCGGCAGAGACCGGCCACCGCATCGGCGACATCTCCGCCGCGGTGGCCGCGGTGGCTCGCGCGGACGGCTACCTCATCAACACCGATTTCGGGGGACACGGAGTCGGCCGGACGATGCACGGCGACCCGCACGTGCCCAACGACGGCAAGGCGGGCCGCGGCTACCCCCTTCGCGCCGGCCTCGTCCTCGCCCTCGAACCCTGGTTCCTCGCCTCCACGGACCAGCTGATCACCGATCCCGACGGCTGGACCCTCCGCAGCGCGGACGGCTCGCGAGGTGCGCATTCCGAGCACACCGTCGCCATCACCGACGACGGTCCGATCGTCCTGACCGACCGGAGCTTCCTCGGGGTGGACTGA
- the rimM gene encoding ribosome maturation factor RimM (Essential for efficient processing of 16S rRNA) codes for MPTDDSSATSAPRTRAGERTQLRVGRLVKAHGLKGALKIELYTDDPDGRFVPGATFTLQVPETSPWHGKPLTVREFRWMNSHPVAFFEGVDDRTTAEGLVRAILWIDEDATASSTEPDAWYDHQLVGLDVVRDGDVVGRVIRVDHLPAQDLLIVRPTGEGDRELLVPFVSAIVPDVDIAAGRVTVTPPPGLFEDLPGEPEESEAADAGAEDDSRDAS; via the coding sequence CGCGTGGGCCGCCTGGTCAAGGCCCACGGGCTCAAGGGCGCGCTGAAGATCGAGCTGTACACCGACGACCCGGACGGTCGGTTCGTCCCGGGTGCGACCTTCACGCTGCAGGTGCCCGAGACCTCCCCGTGGCACGGCAAGCCTCTCACCGTGCGCGAGTTCCGATGGATGAACTCCCACCCGGTCGCCTTCTTCGAGGGTGTGGACGACCGCACCACGGCCGAAGGCCTCGTCCGCGCCATCCTCTGGATCGACGAGGACGCGACCGCTTCGTCGACCGAACCCGACGCGTGGTACGACCATCAGCTCGTCGGCCTCGACGTGGTTCGCGACGGAGACGTCGTCGGTCGGGTGATCCGGGTCGACCACCTTCCCGCGCAGGACCTGCTCATCGTTCGACCCACCGGCGAGGGCGACCGCGAACTGCTCGTCCCGTTCGTCTCGGCCATCGTGCCCGACGTCGACATCGCCGCGGGGCGCGTGACCGTCACCCCGCCTCCGGGGCTGTTCGAGGACCTGCCCGGTGAGCCGGAGGAATCGGAAGCGGCCGACGCCGGAGCCGAGGACGACTCCCGGGACGCGTCCTGA
- the glgX gene encoding glycogen debranching protein GlgX — protein sequence MQAWPGSAYPLGATFDGNGTNFAVFSEGAERVELCLFDDDGSETRVELRDVDAFVWHVYLPNVGPGQRYGYRVHGPYDPANGLRFNPSKLLLDPYAKAVDGEITWGQSVFSYTFGDPDSFNDEDSADAMMKGVVVNPFFDWTGDRQPKTPYAETLIYEAHVKGLTKLNELIPEELRGTYSGIAHPAVIDHLLKLGVTAIELMPVHQFVNDSTLQDKGLANYWGYNTIAFLAPQNTYASTGQRGQQVQEFKGMVRALHTAGIEVILDVVYNHTAEGNHMGPTLSMRGMDNEAYYRLEQDDKRYYTDYTGTGNSLNVGNPHALQLIMDSLRYWVLDMHVDGFRFDLASTLAREFYDVDRLATFFELVQQDPVVSQVKLIAEPWDVGPGGYQVGNFPPQWTEWNGKYRDTVRDFWRGEPQALGEFASRLTGSADLYEHSGRRPVASINFVTAHDGFTLRDLVSYNEKHNDANGEDNNDGESHNRSYNHGVEGPTDDPEVLTLRARQQRNFIATLMLSQGVPMLLHGDELGRTQQGNNNGYAQDNELTWMHWDTVDQPLLEFTAALARLRRDHPTFRRSRFFNGRPVRREEGARIPDIVWLRPDGSEMQPEDWDSGFGRAIGVFLNGNGIRERDRRGEPISDKHFIILFNAGDEEVDFHLPAVEFSPKWDTVVDTAGQRADSAALAPGESVPLAAKSLMVLCEHEVPEPEVDHSVAASLVLLADSEVPQTPPKAEAGR from the coding sequence CTGCAGGCTTGGCCGGGGTCGGCGTACCCCCTCGGCGCCACCTTCGACGGGAACGGCACCAATTTCGCCGTCTTCAGTGAGGGAGCGGAACGTGTCGAACTGTGCCTCTTCGACGACGACGGCTCCGAGACCCGGGTGGAGCTGCGCGACGTCGACGCGTTCGTGTGGCACGTGTACCTTCCCAATGTCGGACCCGGGCAGCGATACGGCTATCGCGTGCACGGTCCGTACGACCCCGCGAACGGGCTGCGGTTCAACCCGAGCAAGCTTCTGCTGGATCCCTACGCCAAGGCTGTCGACGGCGAGATCACGTGGGGGCAGTCGGTGTTCTCGTACACCTTCGGCGACCCTGATTCGTTCAACGATGAGGACTCCGCCGACGCGATGATGAAGGGGGTCGTGGTCAACCCGTTCTTCGACTGGACCGGAGACCGCCAGCCCAAGACCCCGTACGCCGAGACCCTCATCTACGAGGCCCACGTCAAGGGCCTGACCAAGCTCAATGAGCTGATCCCGGAGGAACTCCGCGGCACCTACAGCGGCATCGCCCACCCGGCGGTCATCGATCACCTGCTCAAGCTCGGTGTCACCGCGATCGAGCTCATGCCGGTGCACCAGTTCGTCAACGACTCCACCCTGCAGGACAAGGGTCTGGCGAACTACTGGGGGTACAACACCATCGCCTTCCTCGCCCCGCAGAACACCTACGCCTCCACCGGCCAGCGCGGCCAGCAGGTGCAGGAGTTCAAGGGCATGGTGCGCGCCCTGCACACCGCGGGCATCGAGGTCATCCTCGACGTGGTCTACAACCACACCGCCGAGGGCAATCACATGGGGCCGACGCTGTCGATGCGCGGCATGGACAACGAGGCCTACTACCGCCTCGAGCAGGACGACAAGCGCTACTACACCGACTACACCGGCACGGGTAACAGCCTGAACGTGGGGAATCCGCACGCGCTGCAGCTGATCATGGACTCCCTGCGGTACTGGGTGCTCGACATGCACGTGGACGGCTTCCGGTTCGACCTGGCCTCCACCCTCGCGAGGGAGTTCTACGACGTCGATCGCCTGGCGACGTTCTTCGAGCTCGTGCAGCAGGACCCGGTGGTCTCGCAGGTCAAGCTCATCGCCGAGCCGTGGGACGTCGGCCCCGGTGGATACCAGGTCGGCAACTTCCCGCCTCAGTGGACGGAGTGGAACGGCAAGTACCGCGACACCGTCCGCGACTTCTGGCGAGGTGAGCCGCAGGCGCTCGGGGAGTTCGCCTCGCGTCTGACCGGGTCGGCCGACCTCTACGAGCACTCGGGCCGTCGTCCGGTCGCCTCGATCAACTTCGTCACGGCCCACGACGGGTTCACGCTGCGCGATCTCGTCTCGTACAACGAAAAGCACAACGACGCCAACGGTGAGGACAACAACGACGGCGAATCGCACAATCGCTCGTACAACCACGGCGTCGAAGGACCCACCGACGACCCGGAGGTCCTGACGCTGCGCGCCCGCCAGCAGCGCAACTTCATCGCCACGCTGATGCTCAGCCAGGGCGTGCCGATGCTGCTGCACGGGGACGAGCTCGGGAGGACTCAGCAGGGGAACAACAACGGCTACGCGCAGGACAACGAGCTGACCTGGATGCACTGGGATACGGTCGACCAGCCTCTGCTGGAGTTCACCGCGGCCCTCGCGCGGCTGCGGCGCGATCATCCGACCTTCCGACGGAGCCGCTTCTTCAACGGCCGTCCGGTCCGGCGAGAAGAAGGCGCCCGGATCCCCGACATCGTCTGGCTCCGCCCGGACGGGTCGGAGATGCAGCCCGAGGACTGGGATTCCGGATTCGGACGCGCGATCGGTGTGTTCCTCAACGGCAACGGCATCCGGGAGCGCGACCGTCGTGGCGAGCCCATCTCGGACAAGCACTTCATCATCCTCTTCAACGCAGGTGATGAAGAGGTGGACTTCCACCTGCCCGCGGTCGAGTTCAGCCCCAAGTGGGACACCGTGGTCGACACGGCGGGGCAGCGCGCCGACTCCGCGGCTCTCGCGCCGGGTGAGTCCGTGCCCCTCGCGGCGAAGTCGCTGATGGTGCTGTGCGAGCACGAGGTGCCCGAGCCGGAGGTCGACCACTCGGTGGCGGCGTCCCTGGTTCTGCTGGCCGACTCCGAAGTGCCGCAGACTCCGCCGAAGGCCGAGGCCGGGCGGTGA
- the lepB gene encoding signal peptidase I, producing the protein MTTEQHATADRFPSRRSQPEGRRRGWGIFLRDVLIIVLIALVVSFLVKTFVVRSFYIPSGSMENTLNVNDRILVDELTPRFGGYERGDIVVFRDPGGWLPPSEAPSRGPIVDGAEWILSLIGLAAPDSDDHLVKRIIGLPGDHVVCCNTLGQITINDVPIDEMDYLKLPGGVSRASAEDFDVTVPEDRLWVLGDNRNSSRDSRFNQDQPGEGFVPLENVVGRAFLTTWPLPRFGLLDFHHEVFAGVPEPADQP; encoded by the coding sequence ATGACCACCGAGCAACACGCGACGGCCGACCGCTTCCCCTCCCGGAGGTCGCAGCCCGAGGGCCGCAGGCGGGGCTGGGGCATCTTCCTCCGGGACGTCCTGATCATCGTCCTCATCGCACTCGTGGTGTCCTTCCTCGTCAAGACCTTCGTCGTCCGGTCGTTCTACATCCCGTCGGGATCGATGGAGAACACCCTCAACGTCAACGACCGCATCCTCGTCGATGAGCTGACGCCGCGTTTCGGGGGATACGAGCGTGGGGACATCGTGGTGTTCCGCGATCCGGGTGGGTGGCTGCCGCCCTCCGAGGCACCGAGCCGCGGCCCGATCGTCGACGGTGCGGAGTGGATCCTGTCCCTCATCGGTCTCGCCGCGCCGGACAGCGACGACCATCTCGTCAAGCGGATCATCGGACTGCCGGGAGACCACGTGGTCTGTTGCAACACCCTCGGGCAGATCACGATCAACGATGTCCCCATCGACGAGATGGACTACCTCAAGCTCCCCGGCGGGGTCAGTCGCGCCTCGGCCGAGGATTTCGATGTCACCGTGCCCGAGGACCGTCTGTGGGTGCTCGGTGACAACCGCAACAGCTCGCGGGACTCGCGGTTCAACCAGGACCAGCCGGGCGAGGGGTTCGTCCCGCTCGAGAACGTGGTCGGCCGGGCATTCCTGACGACGTGGCCGCTGCCCCGATTCGGGCTGCTGGACTTCCACCACGAGGTTTTCGCGGGGGTCCCGGAGCCTGCCGACCAGCCGTGA
- the rplS gene encoding 50S ribosomal protein L19, whose translation MQILDSVDAASLRSDIPDFGPGDTVKVHVNITEGNRSRIQIFQGAVIGRSGDGVRETFTVRKISFQVGVERTFPVHSPVIDHIEVVTRGDVRRAKLYYLRALRGKKAKIKEKRDS comes from the coding sequence ATGCAGATCCTCGACTCCGTCGACGCAGCGTCGCTGCGCTCCGACATCCCCGACTTCGGCCCCGGTGACACCGTCAAGGTGCACGTCAACATCACCGAGGGCAACCGCTCCCGCATCCAGATCTTCCAGGGCGCCGTCATCGGCCGCTCGGGAGACGGCGTCCGTGAGACCTTCACCGTGCGCAAGATCAGCTTCCAGGTCGGCGTGGAGCGTACGTTCCCGGTTCACAGCCCGGTGATCGACCACATCGAGGTCGTCACCCGCGGCGATGTGCGCCGCGCCAAGCTCTACTACCTCCGGGCCCTCCGCGGCAAGAAGGCCAAGATCAAGGAGAAGCGCGACAGCTGA
- the trmD gene encoding tRNA (guanosine(37)-N1)-methyltransferase TrmD, producing the protein MRIDIVTIFPAFFDVLDVSLIGKARDRGLIDIRVHDLRAWTHDRHRTVDDTPYGGGAGMVMKPEPWGEALDDVLTPDALLVVPSPAGERFTQSLARTLADEAHVVFACGRYEGIDQRVIDHYSSSHRVRSISLGDYVLNGGEVAAMAIVEAVSRLVPGVVGNPRSLVEESHEAGLLEYPSYTKPASWRGHEVPSVLLSGNHGAIAQWRHEQSLARTRAHRPDLLD; encoded by the coding sequence ATGCGCATCGACATCGTCACGATCTTCCCGGCGTTCTTCGACGTCCTCGACGTCTCGCTGATCGGCAAGGCACGTGATCGCGGCCTGATCGACATCCGCGTCCACGACCTGCGAGCCTGGACGCACGACCGGCACCGCACCGTCGACGACACCCCCTACGGCGGGGGAGCGGGAATGGTGATGAAGCCCGAGCCGTGGGGTGAGGCACTCGACGACGTTCTCACGCCCGACGCCCTGCTCGTCGTGCCGTCGCCGGCAGGGGAGCGGTTCACTCAGTCCCTCGCGCGTACCCTCGCCGATGAAGCCCACGTCGTCTTCGCCTGCGGTCGTTACGAGGGTATCGATCAGCGCGTCATCGACCACTACTCATCGAGCCACCGGGTGCGGTCGATCAGCCTCGGCGACTATGTGCTCAATGGCGGCGAGGTCGCCGCCATGGCGATAGTCGAGGCCGTGTCACGCCTCGTGCCCGGTGTGGTCGGCAACCCCCGGAGTCTCGTCGAGGAATCCCATGAAGCCGGGCTCCTGGAGTACCCGAGCTACACCAAGCCCGCCTCGTGGCGCGGGCATGAGGTCCCCTCTGTGCTCCTGAGCGGCAATCACGGTGCGATCGCGCAGTGGCGCCACGAGCAGAGCCTCGCCCGCACCCGCGCCCACCGACCCGACCTGCTGGACTGA